TTCCCATTATTCAAGACAAGGATCTCCCCATAAATGGGGCGCTCCTTTTTTGAGAGAATCACATGTGGGCGGGAAGGACTCCCTACCCAGCAGATTTGGCTCCAGTCTCAGCAGTAGAAGCAGGATGCGCTCCTTCCATCAGTCTCGACATCGATGTAAAGAGAGAGCCatccagtttttgaaaacatcaagagatactgtgccttcaggttcttcatccaaggtgttaaaaagccccagccggctgactgagaaggaacaggctgatgctgcaagcaagtgggctaatgaaaatcccaagaagtcagaagaaaatcacTTGGCTGAAATGTCCGAGTTTGAGACGGGATCCAAGGCACCGTTATGTATCAACCAGACAGAAGAACCCGAGTCCAACACAACAGCTGGCACAGAATTGTGTGAAGACAGCCAGCTTAGCAGTCACTCAAAAGCGAATGCATCAAAAATCACGGAGATTGAGAAGGTTTACCGACAAGTCTGTAAAACTTTCGGGATGGTGGTGGAAAGGCTGATTGGAAAGGATCATTCCTTAGAAAAATCTATACAGTTTGCAATGAACCAGAGTTTGCATGAAATAGGTGAGCAACATGTTGAAGaactcaagcatttcattatggAGTATGATAATTCTACTCCAGATTTTGGAGACCCTTTTTAGAAGAATTAGGGCTCAgttcaaacaaatttttaaagtttctagatttttccctttggacttttgaaaccctTACTATTGtgtgatgaagagaaatactttatGATAACTGACCACGTTGCTAGTATCAAATAAACATctacaatagtttttaaagtctcttaaTTAGAATGTTTTCCCTATGTGTAGAATCGTCTAATCCATCTTCATACATCTCCTCCCTTCCAAATATaatgttcaattaattttttaatgtttgaaaaggcAGTTCTGGAGAGCAGCTCTCTGTACTTAACTCATGATCAATGGTCTTCCATGGTGTTCTGGTCTCCGGGGTATAATTTGTAGTTAGAGGTCATTCCAGGTTGCATCATAGGCATTGTTagcattttgagttgagtttcacttgttgcctgctttttttctgctttgcaaCTTTCAGTGGTGTCAAAATATGCTGTCTTAAGGAAGTAGAACTTAGCTGTCTTGCAATATTTGCTTTGAGaataattcttcttttgtataggaaagaaacacttaaaaaatctctaaaggacacattaaaacaaaaccttcTCAAGTCATTGAACTTAGTTTGTCTCTTCTATGAAGTGAGGCTCCTAACTGTTCTCTCTGAACAACATTATAGATAAGACCGATAGGAGGGGGTAACTTGAGACAAAgatgcattttaatttgaaatttctcaGAAACTCTTCTGGTAGTGATAAAAAATTAGACTATACAACAACCTGGATTTTGTTTTAGGCCTGTTCTTTATTAAAGAGGGACCTGACAAGGAGCTCATGATTGGGATAAAATGATAGATTTCTTGGTTAGTTTCCGTGATCTTAGTTCTGTAGACTTAGAGAATCTCCCTCTTCACATGTGTTATCATAgaaacaaggcagaataaggcatcacaccacagggaatgtgctctaaaaaggcagttcatgagctaggaaacaaggaggacccttagagagacacatggatcaccttgggaaggagaaacagaggatatctacatgagtaaactgggggtgaggggggcagtgggggaaggGTTTGGGGATTGAGAACATGGTTAACCTAGGGAACttggagtgggagagtaatgaaagagatgtctggatagagggtgtcattatgggtctagggaaaaacctggtgctaggggaatttccaggaatccacaaggatgaccgcagaataaactactagcaatagtggagaaggtgcctgaactggcataACCTGGTTATCAGATTGAtaaatatcctgtcatcatagagccttcatccagtaactgatggaagcaggtaaagaaatccacaaccaagaaccaggccgagctccaggagccagTTGAGAGAGGGAATAAGAATGAGGAAGACGGGGTCAGgctcatgatggggaaatctacagagacaactggaccAAGTTCATggaaactcacgaactttagaccaacaactgtggagccctcatgggactatACTACCCTCTGCATGCGGGAGAAACTTGGtctctttgaggggcccctggcagtgtgatcaggatctatccctggtgcatgacctggctttctggatcccattacctgtggtgggacaccttgctcactcttGACGCAcggtggaggagcttggtcctaactcaactgaatgtaccaggctttcctgttcccccatggaaggactaacccttttggaggaaggcaTGGGTCGttgggggaaaggagggaggaattgGAAGAGCATTGAGAGggtgatctgtagttggtatgtaaattgaattaaaaaatttaaaaaataaagccatttcgtGTACCCAGAATAAggcctggtcccattgccagaggATGGGATAAGGAGAACTTGCgaggaagcaggagaaggggagggagggagaactggggttggtaagtaaaatgaaaaaaaaaaagtatataaaaattaaaataaaaaaagaaatgtggccgAAGACAGCAAGGCCAGCAGAGGTCCCCTCACCTTGTAAGTGAGTCAGTGAACAAGCGAAGAGAAAATTAGGACATTCCActcacttcttgatccttcccagcATAGCACTGAGCCAAAATATACAGTTTGGGACTATAGATACATTAAAAATCATGGTTTTAATTACAACCCAATttcattatctccttttttttgagtcaaggttttacaGTCTGGACCTAGCTAGATTGGAaaccattgtgtagaccaggctggcctcaaaatcacagaaatcgccctgcctctgcctcctgcatgttgggattaaacacatgtgctaccatcctcagtattctgttggttatggcCAAGATGTAAGAGTTATGATGCATACTTATAGTcctagtttttttcctttgggccctCAGCTCACAATTTtagaaatgacatggagacatactattaattatgaaaggctCAGCCTAGAGCTTATGCTTCTCCCACTAGCTcccataacttaacccatttatatcaatctatgttttgcctcatgactTTTTACCTCTTTTCCGTCTTgcaactcctgtttcctctccatgtgccctggtgtctatcacatgcctagattcatctctcttcctcactttctgcccGGAAGTTCTGTCCAACCTCTttccacctagctattggccattcagctctttattaaatatatcagaaggtgccttgacaaagacacatcttcacagtgtacaaaacaattattccacaGTACATACTTAATGATTTTTTGCCAAGCTGGTCTTTGTGGTACTTTGATGTCACAGCTGGTTAggtttatttgttgtttccttcccttggctgatTGAACAGCACCCAGTACTgtgaaaactagtcctcagggtgcagacttttaggtcagttccagcttggatccttccagtccggtgtctgaagcacatggtattttcagcaagagagacttacctccaacttctgtgagatggtcaagggcaatgtcaataccccatattgttttgggactctcaaactccccttaccaacaactcaaaagggagtTTTTCATCCCTGTTACTAGAGATTttgctagacagtctatggctttttgTAGAAACATTGACATCTGAGGTGGGGGAATTGTCATTTAAagtacagatgtacacacacacacacacacacacacacacacacacgtaattttagataaataatcattttcttatttagggtttctgttgctctgatgaagcaccatgactcaaaaatgagttgaggggaaagggtttatttggcttacattacatatcactgttcatcagtcaggacaggaacctggaggcaggagctgatgcaaaggccatgaaggaatacttcttactagcttgctccccatggcttactcagcctgctttcgtatagaacccagaaacaccagcccagagattgtaccaaccacagtttgctgggccatacccaccaatcactaattaagaaaatgccctacaggcttgcctacagcccaatcttttggaggcattttctcagttgagtctcCCTCTactcagatgatgctagtttgtgtaaagttgacacaaaactagccagcaaaattgctgtggcttttttcaagcaaccttactgttatttccacctcttcccctccatccccatttGTATTGACTACCTTCTCTCCACTCCAATGAAAATCgcccctgttttcactatttcccctcacatcatttgtatattgttattcttcattctagggctccttcccatgccctcccctctgtgctaccacttgactttcatagtttctgaATTTACTCAGGTTtaatattcacatctgaagatttggagttaggaatcacagaagaatgggaacatgtgccatttgactttctgtgtctgggttaattcacttaatacaatattttctagttccatccctttgcctctagatttcattttctttacagataaatagtattccacagtgtatatgtactgcattctcattacctcttcattagttgaaagctatttaggttatttctctttcctagtctatgtgaatagagtggtaatgaacaagactgagcaagtatctggggtAGGATGTCAAGAACTTTGGACACATGCCAAAGAACTTTATAGCTTGCTTATAAGGTATGAGTTTacctgcatatatatgcacactacatgtatgtcatgcccacagagatcagaagaggtgtcagttcttctggaactggagataaagaatgttgtgagcctctaagtaggttatgggaattgaagcttggtcctctgcaagagaaaaatgctgttaaccactgagacatgaaccatttctttctcttttttcatttttctttattaagaaattgtctactcactctacataccacccacagatcccacctccttccttctccaacccccagccctctcttccaagccactCAATATCCCCActtctcccaaatcaaggtctcccatgtggagtcagtagagcccagcacactaagcccgagcaagtccaagccccttcccactgcaccaaggctgcacaaggcatcacaccacaggcaccagattcccaaaagcctgcccaaattttttttatgaggctacagttaccctgatatcgaaaacacacaaagatgcaacaaggtaagaaaattacagaccaatctccctcatgaacattgatgcaaaaatactcaatggaatactgcccaaccgaatccaggaacacatcaaaaaaatttatccaccatgaccaagtaggcttcatcccagggatgcaagaatggttgaacatatgaaaatctgtcaatgtaatacaccatataaacaaactgaaagaaaacaaccgcatgatcatctcattagatgctgaaaaggcctttgacaaaatccaaaacaccttcatgataaaagttttagagagttctgaaatacaaggaacatacctaaacataataaaggcaatgtacagcaagccaacagcttgatggagagaaactcaagagaacttcaagtactatattgaataaatatagagagtgaacagcattgtcttgttcctgcttttagtagaatctctttgaactttttgatgttggctgttttctTGCCGTAAATTGTAAATTTGCAGTAAATTTAGTATGTTCAACAATCCTTGCATGTCttggataaagcctacttgattatggtggatacttttttttaatgtgtttttggatttggtttgccaatattttattgagtatttttgcatcaatgttcatgagggagattggtctgtaattctctttctttgttgcatgtttgtttgacttgggaatcagagtaactgtagcctcataaaaggagtttggtaatgtcccttctgtttctattgtggggAATAATTTGCAGagtgttggtattaactcttctttgaaaatctggtagaattctgggttgaaaccatcttgtcctgggattttttttggttgggagacttttaatgtctgtttctgtttccttagggcttattggtctattcaaattgtttatctggtcttgatttaactttggtatgtggtacttgtctagaaaaattgtctgtttccaattttgaagagtacaggtgttagaagtatgacctgatgattctctggatttcctcgttgtctgttgttatgtctcccttttcatttctgattttgttaatttggatgctctctctctttctgccttttggatagtttggataagggcttgtctatcttattcattttctcaaagaaccaactctttgtttcactgattctttaatttgttctctttgtttgtatttcattgactccaactctcaatttgattatttcctggcatctcttcctcctgagtgagtttgtttctttttgttctagagcttataGGTGTGATAtttagtcactagtgtgagatttctccaatttctttatgtgggtatctagtgctatgaattttcctcttagcactgctttcatagtgtcccataagtttgagtatgtagtacattcattttcattgaattgtaggaagtctttaatttctttcttcatttcttcctttacccattggtgattcagttgaggattattcagttcccatgagattataggcctactgtaatttttgttgttgttgaaatctaaatttaaaccatggtggtctgatagactacaggaggttattctaacttttttgtatctattgagatttgctttgtgactgagtatgtggttgattttagagaaagttccatggggtgctacggataaggtatattctttattgttatggTGGGATATTCTGTGGATATATATtcggtccatttgagtcataacatctgttagatcccttatttctctgttaagtttcaatgtggcagatctgtccagtattgagagtgggatgttgaagtctcctactactaacgtgtggagtttgatgtgcgatttaagccttattaatgtttcttttacatatgttggtgcccttgtatttggggcataaacattcagaattgagacttcatcttggtggatctttcttgtgatgagtatgtaatgtccttcccaatctcttttgattgattttagtttgaagtctatgttgttagaatttaggatagccacaccagcttgcttcttaagtccatttgattggaaagtcttttcccagccttttactctgaggtaatgtctgtctttgcagttgaagtgtgtttgttttatgcagcagaaggatggatcctgttttcgtacccattctgttagcctgtgtctttttatgggcaaattgagtcagtccattgatagtaagagatattaatgaccagtgattgttaattcctgttatattttttgttgttggtgatgtttgtgtgtatgcattttccttctttgagatttgctgctgtctattgcctgtgtttttgtgggagcagctaacttccttgggttggagttttccttctagtactttctgtagtgctggatttatggataggtattgtttaaatcaggttttatcttggaatatcttgttttttctGTCTGTAGTCATTGAAAGCTTTACTGCAAaatgtctgtctaggaccttcttccTTTCAGATTCTCCTTTGAGAACTTGGGTGTAATACTGACAGGTCTTCTTTATATGTTTCTTGAccattttcctttgcagctcttaatattctgtctctattctgtatatttagcattttaattattatgtggtgaaggggatttttattttcttccagtctatttggtattctgtaagatTCTTGTACCTTCTTAGGCATGTCctcctttaggttgggaaaattttcttctatgattttgttgaatatattttctgtgcctttgagataGAATTCTTCTATCCACATTACACTTTGTTGCTTGGATTCAAACGGCTTCCTAGGGGCCAGGGGTCAGAAGGTGTGGCATCAATGACACAGCCACCAGAACTCTGTgaaagcaaataacaaactcTTTAATTCAATAAccgggaaggccttatataccctcctcccagcacccagtctgtatggtcatccctcattggctgcgCATGATCAGGAACACGGACAGAGACTGTTGTTAGGTCCTTAGGCAGAattggcatgatcaggaactctgacattgaCTAGGAACTCTGAGCTTctattgctaggccctcaggcagactctaggttggctcttaaggagtacacTATGAGCATGCCTTGGCTATAGggctgagccaatttcctcgaccctatgggcctgtcctactacatatccacccttttattttattacctgGGTACTCAGCAGGAGTCGGAGTTCTTTGCTCCAGCCTTGTTGACCCTGCCTCAGGGCGACTCAGCAattggactgtgcctgtcttaggatGGGTTGCAAAAACAAGATCTTAGCCATGTTTGACTACCGGCTCTCAAAGAACATCCATCCCTGTGGAGTCACCCCGGGTGGCAAATGTAGGCAGTATTTCAAACTTCAGAAATCCAGACATGCATAATCTCCTGTGGAGGGCTATGGGTTTGATGTCTAAGAGCCATCAACACCTATAGTCACCTTAGTGGCTGCCTGTCGTTGTTGGATgtgccagatatatgttaatgaaaatataCACAGCTGGGGGCAGTTAttcaattaccccaaatgtatagggaaagttgagcccaagattgagatgcaatcatgagattacatgtacacataacatggaaatgcaccGTAAATGGTGAGAATcacagctgttattgcacaagaagtttacaacaagtgACAGCCAATTCATCCAAAAGGCAGGAATTTCATAATGCATTGAGTGATGGTTTCctgtaacagaacccttagttctgataggtagaCCTTCtcaactctagttgtcactgctgcaTGCTCTCAcggacttttgctaccagtggctcTAAATAACAAATGGCGCTtttctcagtggttaatagcatttTTACTCTTGCAGGGGACCAAGCTTCGATTCCCATAACCTACTTAGAGGATCACAACATtatttaactccaattccagaagaactaacacctcttctgatctccgtggGCATGACATATATgtagtgtgaacacacatgcaggcaaacagatACCTTATAAGCAAGCTATGCAGTTCTTTGGCATGTGTCCAAAATTCTTGACATCCTACCCCAGATAACTTGCTTagtcttgttcattaccactctattcacatagactaggaaaaggaaataacttaGATAGT
This region of Peromyscus eremicus unplaced genomic scaffold, PerEre_H2_v1 PerEre#2#chrX_unloc_2, whole genome shotgun sequence genomic DNA includes:
- the LOC131901041 gene encoding periphilin-1-like, producing MWSEGSCDYKRLPGNQAQGCYDYKRLPRKQAPPCCHPSDDNRGLINVLKRPPLGDKRPSLLARPDEGGYSRYYCHVDYQKSDEGCCFSQNPRSGPPYKRGPYGYRWSRDEYATSRQPQYRAMRNGFRRRRLYSSHYSRQGSPHKWGAPFLRESHVGGKDSLPSRFGSSLSSRSRMRSFHQSRHRCKERAIQFLKTSRDTVPSGSSSKVLKSPSRLTEKEQADAASKWANENPKKSEENHLAEMSEFETGSKAPLCINQTEEPESNTTAGTELCEDSQLSSHSKANASKITEIEKVYRQVCKTFGMVVERLIGKDHSLEKSIQFAMNQSLHEIGEQHVEELKHFIMEYDNSTPDFGDPF